The following proteins come from a genomic window of Pseudochaenichthys georgianus chromosome 17, fPseGeo1.2, whole genome shotgun sequence:
- the bpnt2 gene encoding inositol monophosphatase 3 — protein sequence MSPMGIRLSPLGLGLFCLLGVGVIYHLYAGVISNHIAAFRQRRTVDLRDLLAVSVEAALLGGTEVKKVRDENSLNEKSKGKTKEGATELLTTGDLQSHRKMFNLISNTFPEVTVNSEEHDNTLDKSAAWSRKIPADILEKVEGGRDVLAESVTVWIDPLDATQEYTENLVKFVTTMVCVAVDGKPVIGVIHVPFTGFTAWAFVGQGSNMRARSSYSVSTPKAIVSRSHSGKVKSFVQDAFGNSTTIIEAGGAGYKVLSLLEMPSSETIPMDQADVYIHVTFIKKWDICAGAALLSALGGHMTTLKGEDIDYSGTALNKGGLVASVGVDHKALVEKLPEWDPEKH from the exons ATGTCTCCGATGGGAATCCGGCTGTCACCCCTGGGTTTGGGGCTGTTCTGCCTGCTGGGAGTCGGGGTCATCTACCACCTGTATGCCGGGGTCATCTCCAACCACATCGCTGCTTTCAG GCAGCGGAGGACGGTGGACCTGAGGGACTTGCTGGCTGTCTCAGTGGAGGCTGCGCTGCTCGGTGGCACAGAG GTGAAGAAGGTGCGTGATGAAAATAGCCTGAACGAGAAGTCAAAGGGCAAGACGAAGGAGGGAGCCACTGAGCTTCTGACTACAGGCGACCTGCAGTCTCATAGGAAGATGTTCAACCTTATAAGCAACACCTTCCCCGAAGTCACG gTGAACAGTGAGGAACATGACAACACACTGGATAAGTCTGCAGCCTGGAGCCGGAAGATTCCAGCCGACATACTGGAAAAAGTAGAGGGAGGTAGGGACGTTCTTGCGGAGAGCGTCACCGTGTGGATCGATCCTCTGGACGCTACACAGGAATACACAG agaATCTGGTGAAGTTTGTGACCACCATGGTGTGTGTGGCTGTAGATGGTAAACCAGTCATTGGGGTCATACACGTGCCATTCACCGGCTTCACTG CATGGGCGTTTgtaggtcaggggtcaaatatgAGAGCCCGGTCCTCCTACAGTGTCAGCACCCCCAAGGCCATTGTCTCCCGTTCCCACTCCGGGAAAGTGAAGAGTTTTGTTCAGGATGCTTTTGGAAATTCCACAACAATCATAGAAGCAGGAGGCGCTG gaTATAAGGTCCTGTCACTTTTAGAGATGCCTTCGAGTGAAACCATTCCCATGGACCAGGCAGACGTTTACATCCACGTAACCTTTATTAAGAAATGGGACATCTGCGCCGGTGCAGCACTACTGAGCGCTCTAG GAGGCCACATGACCACGCTAAAGGGAGAGGACATCGACTACAGCGGCACAGCGCTCAACAAAGGAGGCCTGGTGGCCAGTGTGGGTGTGGACCATAAGGCCTTAGTGGAGAAACTTCCAGAGTGGGACCCTGAGAAgcactga